A genomic window from Methylorubrum extorquens includes:
- a CDS encoding response regulator: protein MARILLVDDEDTVRGFLKRGLELDGHTVVTAIDGSDGLDRLSEAGGGFDLMLTDIRMPLMDGIALSLAAKRDYPDLTILLMTGFADQRERARGLDAIVTDVLTKPFSLADLRSTVMRALAA from the coding sequence ATGGCGCGCATCCTGCTCGTGGATGACGAGGATACGGTTCGCGGCTTCCTCAAGCGCGGACTGGAATTGGACGGTCACACCGTCGTCACGGCCATCGACGGCAGCGACGGTCTGGATCGCCTGTCGGAAGCCGGCGGCGGCTTCGACCTGATGTTGACCGATATCCGCATGCCGCTGATGGACGGCATCGCGCTGTCGCTCGCGGCCAAGCGCGATTATCCCGATCTCACGATCCTGCTGATGACGGGCTTTGCCGACCAGCGCGAGCGCGCCCGCGGCCTCGACGCCATCGTCACCGACGTGCTGACCAAGCCGTTTTCGCTCGCCGACCTGCGCTCCACGGTGATGCGGGCGCTGGCCGCGTAG
- a CDS encoding TspO/MBR family protein — MSALDIPERPALPPIPRLAAAILPVVLVTAVGSLSTGSNIEEWYTTIRKPAFNPPNWVFPLAWTVLYALIAVSLWRLLGARPVPGPARKAWWLALAAFGAQLVLNAAWTPVFFAAHQLGLALIVAIAMLVMILWTIRLSWRFDRAAAWLLVPYAAWVAFACLLNGTIWQMN, encoded by the coding sequence ATGAGCGCACTGGACATCCCCGAGCGGCCGGCCCTGCCGCCGATCCCACGGCTCGCTGCCGCGATCCTCCCCGTCGTCTTGGTGACGGCGGTGGGGTCTCTCTCCACCGGCTCCAATATCGAGGAGTGGTACACGACGATCCGCAAGCCGGCCTTCAACCCGCCGAACTGGGTGTTTCCGCTGGCCTGGACCGTCCTCTACGCCTTGATCGCCGTTTCGCTCTGGCGGCTGCTCGGCGCGCGCCCAGTGCCAGGGCCGGCCCGGAAGGCGTGGTGGCTCGCGCTGGCCGCCTTCGGTGCACAACTCGTCCTCAATGCGGCCTGGACACCGGTTTTCTTCGCCGCCCACCAGCTCGGCCTCGCGCTGATCGTCGCGATCGCCATGCTCGTGATGATCCTGTGGACGATCCGCCTGTCGTGGCGCTTCGACCGGGCCGCAGCGTGGCTGCTCGTACCCTACGCCGCCTGGGTGGCCTTCGCCTGCCTGCTCAACGGCACGATCTGGCAGATGAATTGA
- a CDS encoding trans-sulfuration enzyme family protein, whose translation MSRSNVPYGDSDAASSEALSSEEWRPATLAAQALGRIDPVTRAVVPPLHLSTTYLRDPDNAYRSGFIYARPDNATTREAEDVIAALERAEAGALLFGSGMAAASTVFCALERGDHVIAPEVMYWGLRRWLRQEAPRLDLAVDFVPMEDPEAVRAAIRPGQTRLVWIETPGNPLCTVTDIARIAEIAHAAGARVAVDSTAASPILTRPLTLGADIVMHSATKILNGHSDVVAGVLAGARKDAFWDRLVAIRGGWGAILGPFEAYLLMRGLRTLPLRAAAQSAGALHLAQRLAAHPLVSAVLYPGLPEHPGHAVAARQMQGGFGYMLSIRAAGGEAAAIETAARVTLWKRATSLGGVESLIEHRASVEGPGTPCPPDLLRLSVGIEDPDDLLRDLDAALTGARV comes from the coding sequence ATGAGCCGGTCCAACGTGCCTTACGGCGATTCCGATGCAGCCTCCTCCGAGGCACTTTCGTCTGAGGAATGGCGCCCGGCGACGCTGGCCGCGCAGGCGCTCGGCCGGATCGATCCGGTGACGCGGGCGGTGGTGCCGCCGCTCCATCTCTCGACCACCTATCTGCGCGACCCCGACAACGCCTACCGCTCCGGTTTCATCTACGCCCGGCCCGACAACGCCACGACGCGCGAGGCGGAGGACGTGATCGCCGCGCTCGAACGGGCGGAAGCGGGCGCCCTGCTGTTCGGCTCCGGCATGGCCGCGGCGTCGACCGTGTTCTGCGCGCTGGAGCGCGGCGACCACGTGATCGCGCCCGAAGTCATGTACTGGGGGCTGCGTCGCTGGCTGCGGCAGGAGGCGCCGCGCCTCGATCTCGCGGTCGATTTCGTTCCGATGGAGGATCCCGAGGCCGTGCGGGCCGCGATCCGGCCCGGCCAAACCCGGCTCGTCTGGATCGAGACGCCGGGCAACCCGCTCTGCACGGTCACCGACATCGCTCGAATCGCCGAGATCGCCCACGCCGCCGGGGCGCGGGTCGCCGTCGACTCGACCGCCGCGAGCCCGATCCTCACCCGGCCGCTGACGCTCGGGGCCGACATCGTGATGCATTCGGCCACCAAGATCCTGAACGGCCATTCCGATGTGGTGGCCGGCGTCCTGGCCGGGGCGCGCAAGGATGCCTTCTGGGATCGTCTCGTGGCGATCCGCGGCGGCTGGGGCGCGATCCTCGGCCCGTTCGAGGCCTATCTGCTGATGCGGGGTCTGCGCACCCTGCCCCTGCGCGCCGCCGCCCAAAGCGCCGGGGCGCTTCATCTCGCGCAGCGGCTCGCCGCGCATCCGCTCGTGAGCGCGGTGCTCTATCCGGGGCTGCCCGAGCATCCCGGCCACGCGGTTGCCGCGCGGCAGATGCAGGGCGGGTTCGGCTACATGCTCTCGATCCGCGCGGCTGGCGGCGAGGCGGCGGCGATCGAGACCGCCGCGCGGGTGACACTCTGGAAGCGGGCGACCTCGCTCGGCGGCGTGGAGAGCCTCATCGAACACCGCGCCTCGGTGGAGGGGCCGGGTACCCCCTGCCCGCCCGACCTGTTGCGCCTCTCCGTCGGCATCGAGGATCCGGACGACCTGCTTCGCGATCTCGACGCGGCTCTGACGGGCGCGCGAGTCTGA
- the mdoH gene encoding glucans biosynthesis glucosyltransferase MdoH, with the protein MSSPDLPQAERSVETGAGGEARPRGAGPVPPPASFRLRRLALAGPTLAIAASIAALALAAYGVPETWLGRAVLGLFVVLMAWQSFTAWQYLYGLIAALMGERALSALERRAATISTRPTGLSRTAAVVAIHAEDPLAVFSAIRVMARSLQREGGDGSDIDIFVLSDTREGAISAVEEHEFTRIQAWSRREGRGMPRIRYRRRADNSGRKAGNIAEFCATYGHEYDFMIVLDADSLMTGAAMRRLARLMEENPRTGLIQTVSYAAGRDTLFARIQQFAVRLYAPLSLRCLETWQGPDGSYWGHNAILRIEAFANNAELPVLSGKPPLGGEILCHDIVEGALLRRAGWEVRLLPEMGGTWEEMPTNLIDLLGRERRWCQGNLQHIRVLPMKGLLGASRWHLGVGILGYCVYPLWIAFLALGTWQAVRSGELGLIGYGLDGGHAAAFALAALIIAVMAMPKLLSLGYVLASARRRADFGGTRSLLLSAALEQAIWVLLWPVMALFAAGAVLTTLFGRVVRWDTQSRDDRSVPWREAFRLQSDAVAAGGALAVLLAFGSSWLALWMAPVALALLTSPLQSVFTSSTRLGLGSKALGLFLTEDDTRPAPELLELHQSRTAGAEPAAITAAPSPWLPVTIDEAGAQTLR; encoded by the coding sequence ATGTCCAGCCCAGACTTGCCGCAGGCTGAACGCTCCGTCGAGACGGGGGCCGGGGGTGAAGCCCGCCCGAGGGGTGCGGGCCCCGTGCCGCCGCCGGCCTCGTTCCGCCTGCGCCGCCTCGCGCTGGCCGGGCCGACGCTGGCCATCGCCGCCAGCATCGCCGCCCTGGCGCTCGCAGCCTACGGCGTGCCGGAAACGTGGCTCGGGCGCGCCGTGCTTGGGCTCTTCGTCGTGCTGATGGCGTGGCAGTCCTTCACCGCGTGGCAGTATCTCTACGGCCTCATCGCCGCGCTGATGGGCGAGCGCGCCTTGTCCGCGCTGGAGCGCCGGGCCGCGACGATCTCGACCCGTCCCACCGGCCTCAGCCGAACGGCGGCGGTGGTGGCGATCCATGCCGAGGATCCGCTCGCGGTGTTCTCGGCGATCCGGGTCATGGCCCGCTCGCTCCAGCGCGAGGGCGGGGATGGTTCGGACATCGACATCTTCGTCCTCTCCGATACCCGCGAGGGCGCGATCAGCGCGGTCGAGGAGCATGAATTCACCCGCATCCAGGCCTGGAGCCGGCGCGAGGGCCGCGGCATGCCGCGCATCCGCTACCGCCGCCGCGCCGACAATTCCGGCCGCAAGGCGGGAAACATCGCCGAGTTCTGCGCCACCTACGGGCACGAATACGATTTCATGATCGTGCTCGATGCCGATAGCCTGATGACCGGCGCCGCCATGCGCCGCCTCGCCCGGCTGATGGAGGAGAACCCGCGCACCGGCCTGATCCAGACCGTCTCCTACGCCGCCGGCCGCGACACGCTGTTTGCGCGCATCCAGCAATTCGCCGTGCGCCTCTACGCGCCGCTCTCGCTGCGCTGCCTCGAGACGTGGCAGGGGCCGGACGGCTCCTACTGGGGCCACAACGCGATCCTGCGCATCGAGGCGTTCGCCAACAACGCCGAACTCCCGGTCCTCTCCGGCAAGCCGCCGCTGGGCGGCGAGATCCTCTGCCACGACATCGTCGAAGGGGCGCTGCTGCGCCGCGCCGGCTGGGAGGTGCGCCTGCTGCCGGAGATGGGCGGCACCTGGGAGGAGATGCCAACCAACCTCATCGACCTGCTCGGGCGCGAGCGGCGCTGGTGCCAGGGCAACCTGCAGCACATCCGCGTGCTGCCGATGAAGGGACTGCTCGGCGCGAGCCGCTGGCATCTGGGCGTCGGCATCCTCGGCTACTGCGTCTACCCGCTCTGGATTGCCTTCCTGGCGCTCGGCACGTGGCAGGCGGTGCGCTCGGGTGAACTCGGGCTGATCGGCTACGGCCTCGACGGCGGCCATGCGGCGGCCTTCGCGCTCGCCGCCCTTATCATCGCCGTGATGGCGATGCCGAAGCTGCTGAGTCTTGGCTACGTCCTCGCCTCGGCCCGGCGCCGGGCGGATTTCGGCGGCACCCGCTCGCTGCTCTTGAGCGCCGCGCTCGAACAAGCGATCTGGGTGCTGCTCTGGCCGGTGATGGCGCTGTTCGCGGCGGGCGCCGTGTTGACGACGCTGTTCGGGCGGGTGGTTCGCTGGGACACGCAATCGCGCGACGACCGCAGCGTGCCATGGCGAGAGGCGTTCCGCCTCCAGAGCGACGCGGTCGCGGCGGGTGGGGCGCTCGCGGTGCTGCTCGCCTTCGGAAGTTCCTGGCTCGCCTTGTGGATGGCGCCGGTCGCCCTCGCTCTGCTGACGAGCCCGCTCCAGAGCGTGTTCACCAGCAGCACCCGCCTCGGCCTCGGCTCGAAGGCGCTTGGCCTTTTCCTCACCGAGGACGACACGCGCCCGGCCCCTGAACTGCTCGAACTGCACCAGAGCCGCACCGCCGGTGCCGAGCCGGCCGCGATCACCGCCGCGCCGTCCCCTTGGCTCCCCGTCACCATCGACGAGGCGGGCGCGCAGACCCTGCGCTGA
- a CDS encoding glucan biosynthesis protein G, with the protein MAGPSDADNAAPEEIDVSRRAIVRGACHSALAGSAGLGIFGLFDLNAARTMAQPLKNAPTDTHPVTFEAVAERAERLAAQVYAPQSSPLPPELAALDYDAFQAIRVRPQATVALGPRFSMQPFHRGNLHAKRVEIVLQSPQGVRPFGYDPDLFDLGPALQGRRYPASLGYAGFRIAHGFDASRPQAHEEFLVFLGASYFRIRGRGQIYGLSARGIAVNTGLRQGEEFPDFTGFWIEEPQGDAASITIFALLDGPSLTGAYRFVVTPGDPSAVAVEAALFPRRPIAALGLAPLTSMFLFGENGPGVHGAEPFDDFRPQVHDSDGLLVQTPGDRLWRPLVNGRPAPQISAFRAAPLDGFGLLQRERHFAAYLDVQAQHEDRPGLWVTPQGGFGAGAVRLFEIPSRTEATDNIVAAFVPEASVEAGKPLRLAYSLVTVGAEPAPALAPPLARVVSTRVGSAERLRPTDPPSPRRRLYAIDFEGPGLPDDPKADIDVVLSASAGTLVEPYAERVPQTGGWRLYVEFRPPNPWPSGDVVLRARLSHAGRVITETWDAIA; encoded by the coding sequence ATGGCAGGACCATCGGACGCGGACAACGCGGCGCCCGAAGAAATCGACGTTTCGCGGCGCGCCATCGTCCGTGGCGCTTGTCACAGTGCTCTTGCCGGTTCGGCCGGCTTGGGGATTTTTGGCCTTTTCGACCTGAATGCCGCCCGAACGATGGCTCAGCCGTTGAAAAACGCACCAACTGACACGCATCCGGTCACCTTCGAGGCCGTGGCGGAACGGGCCGAGCGGCTGGCGGCGCAGGTTTATGCTCCGCAGAGCAGCCCGTTGCCGCCGGAGCTGGCCGCGCTCGACTACGACGCCTTCCAGGCGATCCGCGTCCGGCCCCAGGCGACGGTCGCGCTCGGGCCCCGCTTCTCGATGCAGCCGTTCCACCGCGGCAACCTACACGCCAAGCGGGTGGAAATCGTCCTGCAATCACCCCAGGGCGTGCGCCCCTTCGGCTACGATCCGGACCTGTTCGATCTCGGGCCGGCCTTGCAGGGCCGACGCTATCCGGCCTCGCTGGGCTATGCGGGCTTTCGCATCGCTCACGGCTTCGACGCGAGCCGGCCGCAGGCCCACGAGGAGTTTCTCGTCTTCCTCGGCGCCTCCTATTTCCGCATCCGCGGCCGGGGGCAGATCTACGGCCTCTCGGCCCGCGGCATCGCCGTGAACACGGGATTGCGGCAGGGCGAGGAGTTTCCCGATTTCACGGGCTTCTGGATCGAGGAGCCGCAGGGCGACGCAGCGTCGATCACGATCTTCGCCCTGCTCGACGGTCCGAGCCTGACCGGCGCCTATCGCTTTGTCGTCACGCCGGGCGATCCGTCCGCCGTCGCGGTCGAAGCCGCGCTGTTCCCGCGCCGGCCGATCGCGGCGCTGGGTCTGGCGCCGCTCACCAGCATGTTCTTGTTCGGTGAGAACGGGCCGGGCGTGCACGGCGCCGAACCGTTCGACGATTTCCGCCCGCAGGTGCACGATTCGGACGGGCTCTTGGTGCAGACGCCCGGCGACCGGCTGTGGCGGCCCCTCGTCAACGGCCGGCCGGCGCCGCAGATCTCAGCCTTCCGCGCCGCCCCGCTCGACGGGTTCGGGCTGCTTCAGCGGGAACGCCACTTCGCCGCCTATCTCGACGTGCAGGCGCAGCACGAGGACCGGCCGGGCCTGTGGGTGACGCCGCAGGGCGGCTTCGGCGCAGGCGCGGTGCGGCTGTTCGAGATCCCCTCGCGCACGGAGGCGACCGACAACATCGTCGCCGCCTTCGTGCCGGAGGCGTCCGTGGAGGCGGGTAAGCCGCTACGGCTCGCCTATTCTCTCGTCACGGTTGGCGCCGAGCCGGCGCCGGCCCTCGCGCCGCCACTCGCCCGCGTGGTCTCGACCCGCGTCGGTTCGGCCGAGCGGCTGCGCCCGACCGATCCGCCCTCGCCGCGGCGGCGCCTCTACGCCATCGACTTCGAGGGGCCGGGCCTGCCCGACGACCCGAAGGCGGACATCGACGTGGTACTCTCGGCGAGCGCGGGCACGCTGGTCGAGCCCTATGCCGAGCGGGTGCCGCAGACCGGTGGATGGCGCCTCTACGTCGAGTTCCGGCCGCCCAATCCGTGGCCCTCAGGCGACGTCGTCCTGCGCGCCCGCCTCTCGCATGCCGGACGCGTCATCACCGAGACCTGGGACGCCATCGCCTGA
- a CDS encoding PRC-barrel domain-containing protein, with product MRPTLSSVPRSALAALALLLAAAPLPARAEAPPSGSAAARFIEQPEAGTMRGSKVIGVGVVGADHVRVGKIEDVLVDGTGRIQAVVIGVGGFLGVGEKYVAVPFDQLAWNFGDVSLTSGASSVVTTDNAPSEKAADRATAETMPGAKVSPEVLGAMQNQQSGRVTDATGSVEPQRPSATPATVLVGQDLIHAEVRLTKAQLNEAPAFQFEKAKQ from the coding sequence ATGCGTCCCACCTTGTCCAGCGTCCCGCGATCCGCGCTCGCTGCCCTCGCCCTCTTACTCGCGGCTGCCCCGCTCCCGGCTCGCGCTGAGGCGCCGCCCTCCGGGTCGGCGGCCGCCCGCTTCATCGAACAGCCCGAGGCGGGCACGATGCGCGGCTCGAAGGTGATCGGCGTCGGCGTGGTCGGCGCGGACCACGTCCGGGTCGGGAAGATCGAAGACGTGCTCGTGGACGGTACCGGCCGCATCCAGGCGGTGGTGATCGGCGTCGGCGGCTTCCTCGGCGTCGGCGAGAAATACGTCGCGGTGCCCTTCGATCAGCTTGCCTGGAACTTCGGTGACGTCTCGTTGACCAGCGGCGCCTCCTCCGTGGTGACGACCGACAACGCGCCGAGCGAGAAGGCGGCCGACAGGGCCACCGCCGAGACGATGCCGGGCGCGAAGGTGTCCCCCGAGGTGCTTGGCGCCATGCAGAACCAGCAGAGCGGCCGCGTCACCGATGCGACCGGTTCGGTCGAGCCGCAGCGGCCCAGTGCGACGCCCGCGACGGTGCTCGTGGGCCAGGATCTGATCCACGCCGAGGTGCGCCTGACCAAGGCACAGCTCAATGAGGCACCGGCCTTCCAGTTCGAGAAGGCGAAACAGTAA
- a CDS encoding substrate-binding domain-containing protein has translation MDFLRRSFLTVSLLAALGAVSPVRAEPTSIVVASTTSTEQSGLFKHILPLFKQKSGIEVKVVALGTGQALDAARRGDADVVLVHDRPAEDKFVAEGFAKGRQDVMYNDFVLIGPKADPAGIRGKGVDDAFKAIAAGQAPFVSRGDRSGTHSAELRSWKEAGIDLPAVRGDWYRDVGQGMGPALNTASSLGAYILADRGTWLSFKNRGDLTILVEGDKRLFNPYGVMLVNPEKHPTVKVKEGQAFIDWLVSPDGQRAIADYKINGEPLFFPSAKKG, from the coding sequence TTGGACTTCCTTCGCCGCAGCTTCCTGACCGTCTCGCTCCTTGCCGCCCTCGGCGCCGTCTCGCCGGTCCGCGCCGAGCCGACCTCGATCGTCGTCGCCTCCACGACCTCGACCGAGCAATCGGGCCTGTTCAAGCACATCCTGCCGCTGTTCAAACAGAAGAGTGGGATCGAGGTGAAGGTGGTGGCGCTCGGCACCGGCCAGGCCCTCGACGCGGCGCGAAGGGGCGACGCCGACGTCGTGCTCGTTCACGACCGCCCAGCCGAGGACAAGTTCGTCGCCGAGGGCTTCGCCAAGGGGCGGCAGGACGTGATGTACAACGACTTCGTGCTGATCGGCCCGAAGGCCGACCCGGCGGGCATCCGCGGCAAGGGCGTGGACGACGCCTTCAAGGCCATCGCGGCGGGACAAGCGCCCTTCGTCTCACGCGGCGACCGCTCCGGCACCCACAGCGCCGAGCTGCGGAGCTGGAAGGAGGCCGGCATCGATCTCCCGGCTGTGCGCGGCGATTGGTATCGCGATGTCGGACAGGGCATGGGCCCGGCGCTCAACACCGCCTCGTCGCTCGGCGCCTACATCCTGGCCGACCGTGGCACGTGGCTCTCGTTCAAGAACCGGGGCGACCTGACCATCCTCGTCGAGGGCGACAAGCGTCTGTTCAATCCCTACGGCGTGATGCTGGTGAATCCGGAGAAGCACCCGACCGTGAAGGTGAAGGAGGGCCAGGCCTTCATCGACTGGCTGGTCTCGCCCGATGGACAGCGGGCCATCGCCGATTACAAGATCAACGGCGAGCCGCTGTTCTTCCCGAGCGCGAAGAAGGGCTGA
- a CDS encoding ABC transporter ATP-binding protein, which produces MSAAPAIHLDGVSLTLGGRPILDRLDLDIAAPGITALIGPNGAGKSVTLRVIDGLLQPDAGTVRLTPGRRAFVFQRPALVRASAAANVALGLVALKLPRRERTERIEAALARVGLAARAHDAATRFSGGEQQRLALARAWAMRPDLLLLDEPTASLDPAATETIERLITEMAQAGTTVLLVSHNLGQVARLADDTVVLAAGRAVERGPTRSVLFSPRTDEARAYLTGELPWTSFAAAS; this is translated from the coding sequence ATGAGCGCGGCCCCCGCCATCCATCTCGACGGCGTCAGCCTGACGCTCGGCGGGCGGCCGATCCTCGACCGTCTCGACCTCGACATCGCCGCGCCCGGCATCACGGCCCTGATCGGCCCCAACGGAGCCGGCAAGAGCGTCACCCTGCGGGTGATCGACGGCCTTTTGCAGCCGGATGCCGGCACGGTTCGCCTCACGCCCGGCCGCCGCGCCTTCGTGTTCCAGCGCCCCGCTCTGGTGCGGGCGAGTGCGGCCGCCAACGTCGCCCTCGGGCTGGTTGCGCTGAAGCTGCCCCGCCGGGAGCGCACCGAGCGGATCGAGGCGGCGCTGGCCCGCGTCGGCCTGGCGGCGCGGGCGCATGATGCGGCGACGCGATTCTCGGGCGGCGAGCAGCAGCGCCTTGCGCTCGCCCGTGCCTGGGCGATGCGGCCCGACCTCCTGCTCCTCGACGAGCCCACAGCGAGCCTCGACCCGGCGGCCACCGAGACCATCGAGAGACTAATCACCGAGATGGCGCAGGCCGGTACCACCGTGCTCCTCGTCTCGCACAATCTCGGGCAGGTCGCCCGGCTCGCCGACGACACCGTGGTGCTCGCCGCCGGCCGCGCCGTGGAGCGGGGCCCGACCCGATCCGTCCTCTTCTCACCCCGCACCGACGAGGCGCGGGCCTATCTCACCGGAGAACTGCCTTGGACTTCCTTCGCCGCAGCTTCCTGA
- a CDS encoding ABC transporter permease — MSQTFQETFSRLWTLDRDVLAIAWLSLRVSLTAVGIGLVLGVPLGSLIAVARFPGRGAVVGLLNTFMGLPPVIVGLILYLALSRSGPFGAFGLLFTPAAMVAAQAVLATPLVAALTRQVIADAEAHLGEQLRSLRLSAPRRAGVLIYDARFSLVTAALAAFGRAISEIGAVLVVGGNIDGHTRTMTTAISLETQKGDLSLALALGLVLMSLVLAVNAGAALLRNQVAKAYG; from the coding sequence TTGAGCCAAACCTTTCAGGAGACGTTCTCACGCCTGTGGACGCTCGACCGGGATGTCCTGGCGATCGCGTGGCTGTCCCTGCGCGTCAGCCTCACCGCGGTCGGCATCGGGCTCGTGCTCGGCGTTCCGCTCGGGAGCCTGATCGCGGTGGCGCGGTTTCCGGGGCGCGGCGCCGTGGTCGGGCTTCTCAACACGTTCATGGGCCTGCCGCCGGTGATCGTCGGACTGATCCTGTATCTCGCCCTCTCCCGGTCGGGGCCCTTCGGGGCGTTCGGCCTGCTCTTCACCCCCGCCGCGATGGTGGCGGCGCAGGCGGTGCTGGCGACCCCTCTCGTCGCGGCGCTGACGCGGCAGGTCATCGCCGACGCCGAAGCGCATCTGGGCGAGCAGCTGCGCTCGCTGCGCCTCTCCGCACCGCGGCGAGCGGGGGTGCTGATCTATGACGCGCGCTTCTCGCTGGTCACGGCGGCGCTGGCCGCTTTCGGCCGGGCGATCTCGGAGATCGGCGCGGTGCTCGTCGTCGGCGGCAACATCGACGGGCATACCCGCACCATGACGACGGCAATCTCTTTGGAGACGCAGAAGGGCGACCTCAGCCTCGCCCTGGCGCTCGGCCTCGTGCTGATGAGCCTCGTGCTGGCCGTAAACGCTGGCGCCGCGCTCCTGCGCAACCAAGTCGCGAAGGCCTACGGATGA
- a CDS encoding substrate-binding domain-containing protein: protein MDVEDEPALSRVVSGWDGLGVRLHVEGHCEGASDFALRGAHLLLDALGRTGSLQGAAEALSISYRSAWGQLDALEQALGQPVVVKTKGHGSSLTPLGVALLTLLQASQTRLAPALAAEEMALTEGLRRLLEPADARIRVAASHDPLLLEAVEARREIDLMVAGSLDALARLREGAVDAAGFHYGSDGPPPASFGAVFDRRDLVVVPLFRREQGLMLAAGNPLELGGVADIAARRARFVNRQRGAGTRIWFERLCAEAGIDVAGIVGHQTEEFTHQAVAALIATGAADVGMGTRGVAERFALEFRPVGWETYFLAIHARIDAERLAAFREELRSRAGRTPGYAPPL from the coding sequence ATGGATGTCGAGGATGAGCCGGCCCTGTCGCGGGTCGTCTCCGGGTGGGATGGGCTCGGCGTCCGCCTTCACGTCGAGGGCCACTGCGAGGGCGCGTCCGACTTCGCGCTCCGCGGCGCGCACCTGCTCCTCGACGCGCTCGGCCGGACCGGTTCGCTCCAGGGGGCGGCCGAGGCGCTCTCGATCTCCTATCGCTCGGCCTGGGGGCAGCTCGACGCGCTGGAACAAGCACTCGGCCAGCCGGTCGTGGTGAAGACCAAGGGGCATGGCAGCAGCCTCACGCCGCTTGGGGTCGCACTGCTGACGTTGCTACAGGCGTCGCAGACCCGCCTCGCCCCTGCGCTTGCCGCAGAGGAGATGGCGCTGACGGAGGGCCTGCGGCGGCTTCTGGAGCCGGCCGATGCACGCATCCGCGTGGCTGCAAGCCACGACCCGCTGCTGCTGGAGGCGGTCGAGGCGCGGCGGGAGATCGACCTCATGGTCGCCGGCAGCCTCGACGCCCTGGCGCGGCTGCGCGAGGGGGCGGTGGATGCCGCGGGCTTCCACTATGGCTCGGACGGCCCGCCGCCCGCATCCTTCGGGGCCGTGTTCGACCGCCGCGATCTCGTCGTCGTCCCGCTGTTCCGCCGGGAACAGGGCCTGATGCTGGCCGCCGGCAACCCGCTCGAATTGGGAGGTGTCGCCGACATCGCCGCGCGGCGGGCGCGCTTCGTCAACCGCCAGCGGGGCGCCGGCACCCGGATCTGGTTCGAGCGGCTCTGTGCGGAGGCCGGCATCGACGTCGCGGGCATCGTCGGCCACCAGACCGAGGAGTTCACGCATCAGGCGGTGGCGGCCCTGATCGCCACCGGCGCGGCCGATGTCGGCATGGGCACCCGCGGCGTCGCCGAGCGCTTCGCTTTGGAGTTCCGGCCCGTGGGTTGGGAGACGTATTTCCTCGCGATCCACGCGAGGATCGACGCGGAGCGGCTCGCGGCCTTTCGCGAGGAATTGCGCAGCCGTGCCGGACGGACACCCGGCTACGCGCCGCCCCTCTGA